A part of Candidatus Electrothrix aestuarii genomic DNA contains:
- a CDS encoding ATP-binding protein, whose translation MSATEIGQVLSCSPDAIIIAIENLKIFEQYKTELQVGRYLRIAQGNHDFTIASIRNIRGVSGQDKESGEPIWQFQIECQAIGTLIDGEHFERASLLLPVPTEPVYTADTETLDKLFAEDSSYQFPLGVLSFNNSIPLKVHGDRFFSKHVAVVGSTGSGKSCSVANILHEVVGISKEKNVNASKQNNSHIVIFDIHDEYSAAFTLSDAQSFTLNRLDIDTLQLPYWLMNSEELESMFIESNEQNSHNQVSQFKMAVILNKERYNPSVKEMTYDTPVYFSIEEVYNYIENMNREVIGRLEGENLPKLANGTLVHDRKEHYFDKLCDFTPASTAKADKATNGPFNGQFNRFVSRLESRLQDKRLRFLLHPQKNNSAPFQTGDFDDILKQFIGYLNKANVTVVDLSGIPFEVLSITVSLVSRLIFDFCFHYSKLRHEQELLNDVPVMLVCEEAHNYIPQRDEAAYRSSRTSLERVAKEGRKYGLSLMVVSQRPSEVSETIFAQCNNFIALRLTNIADQNYVRRLFPDNSNGITDILPNLSPGECVVVGDAILLPTVVQMPLPQPAPHSQSVCFHKEWTVPWRDITFSDVIRRWRKE comes from the coding sequence ATGTCTGCGACTGAAATCGGTCAGGTTCTTTCTTGTTCACCGGACGCCATTATTATTGCTATAGAAAACTTAAAAATATTCGAACAGTATAAAACAGAGCTGCAAGTTGGTCGATATTTACGTATTGCTCAAGGCAACCATGATTTCACGATTGCCTCAATTCGTAATATTCGTGGAGTATCCGGTCAAGATAAAGAAAGTGGCGAGCCTATATGGCAATTTCAAATTGAATGCCAAGCTATCGGAACCCTTATTGATGGAGAACACTTCGAGAGAGCCAGTTTACTCCTTCCTGTACCAACAGAGCCCGTATACACAGCTGACACTGAAACCCTTGATAAACTCTTTGCCGAAGACAGCAGTTATCAGTTTCCTCTTGGAGTACTTTCATTTAACAACTCTATCCCGCTAAAAGTACATGGAGATCGTTTTTTCAGTAAGCATGTCGCTGTAGTTGGGTCAACGGGCTCAGGCAAGTCATGCTCTGTTGCGAACATTCTTCATGAAGTGGTCGGTATTAGCAAAGAAAAAAACGTTAATGCCAGCAAACAAAATAACTCACATATAGTCATATTCGATATCCATGATGAATATTCAGCAGCATTCACTCTTTCGGACGCTCAATCATTCACCTTGAATAGACTCGACATTGATACCTTACAGCTTCCGTATTGGCTGATGAATTCCGAGGAGCTGGAGAGTATGTTCATCGAAAGCAATGAACAAAATTCGCATAACCAAGTCAGTCAATTCAAGATGGCTGTCATTTTAAACAAGGAGCGTTATAATCCCTCAGTCAAAGAGATGACCTATGATACCCCTGTATACTTTTCCATTGAGGAAGTATATAATTACATTGAAAATATGAACAGGGAAGTAATTGGACGCCTTGAAGGAGAAAACCTGCCAAAACTGGCAAACGGAACGTTAGTTCATGATCGAAAAGAACATTATTTTGACAAGTTATGTGACTTTACTCCAGCATCCACAGCAAAAGCAGATAAAGCGACGAATGGGCCTTTCAACGGGCAGTTCAATCGATTTGTTTCCCGGTTAGAAAGTAGATTACAAGATAAACGCTTACGATTCCTGTTACATCCTCAAAAAAATAATAGCGCCCCGTTTCAAACAGGTGATTTTGACGACATCCTCAAGCAATTCATCGGATACTTAAACAAAGCAAACGTTACAGTGGTTGACCTCAGCGGTATTCCTTTTGAAGTATTAAGTATCACCGTTAGTCTCGTTTCACGTCTCATTTTTGATTTCTGTTTTCATTATTCCAAATTGCGTCACGAGCAAGAATTGCTCAATGATGTTCCAGTAATGCTAGTTTGTGAAGAAGCACATAACTATATCCCTCAACGCGATGAAGCAGCATATCGCTCCTCTAGAACATCTTTGGAACGAGTTGCGAAAGAAGGTCGTAAATACGGATTAAGCTTGATGGTTGTAAGTCAAAGGCCATCTGAAGTTTCCGAAACCATTTTTGCCCAATGCAACAATTTTATTGCTCTAAGACTTACCAATATTGCTGATCAAAATTACGTGCGTAGACTCTTCCCTGATAATTCAAACGGAATCACTGACATTCTTCCCAATCTATCTCCAGGAGAATGCGTGGTTGTCGGTGACGCTATACTGTTGCCAACAGTTGTCCAAATGCCGTTACCTCAACCTGCCCCTCATTCACAAAGTGTTTGCTTCCATAAAGAATGGACAGTCCCTTGGCGCGATATAACTTTTTCTGATGTTATCAGACGGTGGCGAAAGGAGTAA
- a CDS encoding RNA-binding domain-containing protein: MRKTELLEIIHNGENSGVEFKRDDIRPEQLAKEIVALANLKGGYILLGVEDDGTVTGIKRPDTQEWVLNVFRDKVHPHIIPFYEEIQLDEGGKVAIITLSPGIAKPYVLRHNGREDVYIRMGDRSELASREQQVRLFESGGMLHVETLPVAGTSIDSLDLDRLNFYLASIIEDPEVPTNQDQWIERLLGLGLMAEDGLGNKVCSIAGLVCFGIRPRQYLPQAGLRVMAFTGGDKEYQARLDTVLDGPLVGRWRMANKRRELVDQGIIEQFSAAILPFISCEDDDIDENMHRGKEFFYPMQAVRETVINALAHRDWSRSVDIEVSGYADRLEIISPGALQNSMTIAKMIAGQRSPRNPLIMEILRDYGYVDARGMGIRTKVIPLMRQHNGVEPIFEANEDYLKTTLPRGNSQVKKSGADLRAGQGTE, encoded by the coding sequence ATGCGCAAAACAGAACTCCTTGAAATAATCCACAACGGCGAGAACTCTGGCGTAGAGTTCAAACGGGATGACATCCGCCCCGAACAGCTGGCAAAAGAGATTGTGGCTTTAGCCAATCTTAAAGGCGGGTATATCCTCCTCGGTGTGGAAGACGACGGCACCGTAACCGGCATCAAACGCCCGGACACCCAAGAATGGGTGCTGAATGTCTTCCGGGACAAGGTACATCCTCATATCATCCCCTTTTACGAGGAAATACAGCTTGACGAAGGAGGAAAAGTCGCTATCATCACCCTCTCCCCCGGCATCGCCAAGCCCTATGTGCTCCGACATAACGGTCGGGAGGACGTGTACATCCGCATGGGTGACCGCTCGGAACTGGCCTCACGGGAGCAACAGGTCCGGCTTTTTGAGAGCGGCGGTATGCTTCACGTTGAAACCCTGCCCGTTGCCGGAACCTCGATAGATTCCCTGGATCTGGATAGGCTCAACTTCTACCTCGCCTCAATCATTGAAGACCCGGAAGTACCAACCAATCAGGATCAGTGGATAGAACGTCTCCTGGGCCTTGGCCTGATGGCGGAAGACGGACTGGGTAATAAGGTTTGTTCCATTGCCGGGCTGGTCTGCTTCGGCATCCGTCCAAGGCAATACCTACCCCAAGCCGGACTGCGGGTCATGGCCTTTACCGGCGGGGACAAGGAATATCAGGCCCGTCTGGACACCGTGCTTGACGGGCCGCTGGTGGGGCGCTGGCGCATGGCGAATAAACGCCGGGAACTGGTGGATCAGGGGATAATCGAACAGTTCTCAGCAGCGATCCTTCCTTTTATCTCCTGCGAAGACGATGACATCGACGAAAACATGCACCGGGGCAAAGAGTTTTTCTACCCCATGCAGGCGGTCCGGGAGACGGTAATCAATGCCTTGGCCCATCGAGACTGGTCGCGGTCCGTGGATATTGAGGTCAGTGGCTATGCAGACCGACTGGAGATCATCAGTCCGGGAGCCCTGCAAAACTCCATGACTATCGCCAAGATGATCGCCGGTCAACGCTCTCCCCGCAATCCCCTGATCATGGAGATTCTGCGCGATTATGGCTACGTTGACGCCAGAGGCATGGGTATACGCACCAAGGTTATCCCTTTAATGCGCCAGCATAACGGGGTGGAACCTATTTTCGAGGCTAACGAGGATTACCTGAAAACCACTCTCCCCAGAGGGAACAGCCAAGTCAAGAAAAGCGGAGCCGACCTCAGAGCCGGGCAAGGCACGGAGTAA
- a CDS encoding substrate-binding domain-containing protein, whose protein sequence is MVARSNSTNGQRRDFLKTAGAAMLASAIPWSQAKANEFAGQSLQVWSCGGLAEAFMQANALYEEKTGITISYTGAFAAALGKSLLANGRTEVFAGRVLELAQKLRSAGKMVFFKPLCFTQYVMITPKGNPAGINTIQDLARPGVKVVLAPDASPPGGAAVLKLLEKTGVKDAALANTVVQGSCVQEIMTSVIDGTGDVAVVEKRLTRIPNFLGQTEVVPLPDNQQPPPPLPFTIGMMEDAQNPDVARDYIAFILSEQGQACFERQGFIPALSARGQELVEKLGVKDA, encoded by the coding sequence ATGGTTGCAAGGAGTAACTCGACCAACGGACAACGAAGAGATTTCCTGAAAACTGCCGGAGCCGCCATGCTGGCCAGTGCAATTCCCTGGAGTCAGGCCAAAGCCAACGAATTTGCTGGACAGAGCCTCCAGGTTTGGTCCTGCGGTGGTTTAGCAGAGGCATTTATGCAGGCCAATGCACTGTACGAGGAAAAAACCGGCATCACCATCAGCTATACTGGGGCCTTTGCTGCGGCCCTGGGCAAGTCCCTCCTGGCCAATGGCCGGACAGAGGTCTTTGCCGGACGGGTTTTGGAACTGGCTCAGAAGCTCCGCTCTGCGGGCAAGATGGTCTTTTTCAAGCCCCTTTGCTTCACCCAGTACGTCATGATCACCCCTAAGGGGAATCCAGCCGGGATCAACACGATCCAGGATCTGGCCCGCCCCGGTGTCAAGGTGGTGCTGGCCCCGGATGCCTCACCGCCTGGCGGGGCAGCGGTGCTCAAACTGCTGGAAAAGACCGGGGTGAAAGATGCAGCCCTGGCCAATACCGTGGTTCAAGGTTCCTGCGTGCAGGAAATTATGACAAGTGTCATTGATGGTACCGGCGATGTGGCTGTGGTGGAAAAACGCCTGACCCGGATTCCGAATTTCCTGGGACAAACTGAGGTTGTCCCCCTACCAGACAACCAACAACCGCCTCCTCCCCTGCCCTTTACCATCGGCATGATGGAGGATGCCCAGAATCCTGACGTAGCCCGTGACTATATAGCCTTTATCCTCTCGGAACAGGGACAGGCCTGCTTTGAACGACAGGGATTTATCCCGGCCCTCTCTGCCAGGGGACAGGAGTTGGTTGAAAAACTAGGGGTGAAAGATGCCTGA
- a CDS encoding GDSL-type esterase/lipase family protein — MRLFLLSKLTILLLTTLLAASLLLCFALFKQGKQFYRRLNATQLDPIGLSFFPVTPASILDKQKDAKRLVFFGDSRIEQWTQPKIAGYEILNRGIGGQTSTQILMRYDAHVRPLAPDILLIQAGINDLKTIALFPEQRDKILADLQENLAALTQRAVDQGITVLLTTIFPVGKVPLARKLFWSKDVEAAIVKVNTFISSLQAKNILVFDAYSILVGEDGKIRPQYSRDLLHLNQEGYKVLNRELGQFIANLSVDDTAPHRMNTSSTRPNAQNITY; from the coding sequence ATGCGTTTATTTTTGCTCTCCAAACTGACCATTCTCCTCCTGACAACCCTGCTGGCAGCCTCTCTGCTCCTCTGTTTCGCCTTGTTCAAACAGGGCAAGCAATTCTACCGTCGTCTCAACGCAACCCAACTGGATCCGATTGGCTTATCCTTTTTCCCCGTCACTCCAGCAAGCATCCTTGATAAACAGAAAGACGCAAAACGGCTCGTTTTCTTCGGCGATTCAAGGATTGAGCAGTGGACGCAACCGAAAATAGCAGGGTATGAGATCCTCAACCGGGGAATCGGCGGCCAAACATCCACCCAAATCCTCATGCGCTACGACGCCCATGTCCGCCCTCTGGCACCGGACATCCTCCTGATCCAGGCTGGCATCAATGATCTCAAAACCATTGCCCTCTTCCCGGAGCAACGAGACAAGATCCTTGCAGATCTCCAAGAAAACCTTGCTGCACTCACCCAACGCGCTGTTGACCAGGGAATAACCGTCCTGCTGACAACGATCTTCCCGGTAGGAAAAGTCCCGCTTGCCCGCAAACTCTTCTGGTCAAAAGATGTGGAGGCCGCTATTGTTAAGGTCAATACCTTTATTTCCTCCTTGCAGGCAAAAAACATCCTTGTGTTTGATGCATATTCCATCCTTGTCGGCGAGGATGGAAAAATCCGTCCCCAGTATAGCCGGGACCTCTTGCATCTCAACCAAGAAGGGTATAAGGTGCTGAATCGGGAACTTGGGCAGTTCATCGCCAATCTTTCCGTGGACGACACAGCGCCTCATCGTATGAACACATCTTCAACCAGGCCCAATGCGCAAAACATAACCTACTGA
- a CDS encoding 4Fe-4S binding protein yields MPEKKKSRLILFRRTVQGGMLLLLGQWSFYGVFRCPFAVPFINCQGCPVITCWGRITSLFWGFWLSLPIIGLLFGRAFCGWGCPGGLIAQLSAKVAPFKLTGHTFNRLAPYGKYLALLTVLVLWLVLNNPRWAIPIRIGEFMNSIHLTFEHANTAWLIRSLTVLAFLAAGLIFSNLWCRIACPTGGLLELFRRPALFSFYTTEQCNNCNACQGACDMGTRPAESNCTNCGDCQSACPRNAIQFGRPKPKNKNRTTQK; encoded by the coding sequence ATGCCTGAGAAAAAGAAAAGTCGTCTGATCCTGTTTCGCCGTACGGTGCAGGGCGGTATGCTCCTGCTGCTCGGCCAATGGTCTTTTTATGGGGTTTTCCGGTGCCCCTTTGCCGTGCCCTTTATCAACTGCCAGGGCTGCCCGGTCATCACCTGCTGGGGCAGGATTACCAGCCTGTTCTGGGGCTTCTGGCTTTCCCTGCCCATCATCGGCCTGCTTTTCGGTCGGGCCTTTTGCGGCTGGGGCTGCCCTGGAGGATTAATTGCTCAGCTCTCTGCCAAGGTGGCGCCGTTCAAGCTCACTGGTCACACATTCAACCGCCTTGCGCCTTATGGAAAATACCTGGCCCTGCTTACGGTTCTGGTACTCTGGCTCGTATTGAACAATCCGCGCTGGGCAATACCGATCCGAATCGGCGAGTTCATGAACTCCATCCACCTGACCTTTGAACACGCAAATACCGCCTGGTTGATCCGCAGCCTGACGGTGCTCGCTTTTCTCGCTGCCGGGCTCATCTTCTCCAATCTCTGGTGCCGGATTGCCTGCCCCACTGGCGGCTTGCTGGAGCTGTTCAGGCGTCCGGCCCTTTTCAGCTTCTACACCACCGAACAATGCAACAACTGCAATGCCTGTCAAGGTGCCTGCGACATGGGAACCCGACCGGCAGAAAGCAACTGCACCAACTGCGGGGACTGCCAAAGCGCCTGTCCCCGCAACGCGATTCAATTCGGGCGTCCAAAGCCCAAGAATAAAAATAGAACAACTCAAAAATAA
- a CDS encoding rhodanese-like domain-containing protein, whose product MRKKIALLTLLFSALSVAGAWGKTASGVIMMDVNLSQHAQDKEVQLWLPYPESDDDQTISNIFMHGDYAEAKVYRDKVFNTPMLYARWDKDVTNRKLTLSFQAERKEVTRPEFPAKEADWNPEDFAKYLAPTKLAPLDGEVKKLSDEITKGKTTVLEKAKAIYDWTVENTFRDPETRGCGEGDVCKLLKRPGGKCADISSVYVALARAAGVPCREILGIRMGKKEVQDITSWQHCWAEFYLPGYGWVAIDPADVRKKMLVEKLELNDPKTEAYREYFWGGLDPFRVKLGEGRDLVLNPPQHGKPVNYLMYPFAQVGEDTLDWLAPAKFSYTISYHQIHQDGYALIDTASLKKLLDMEPADLLVVDARNPEEYEEVHIKGAINVPQKKFKKYADLLPKEKSARIIFYCNGIKCGKSRKAAKAALEMGYKRIFVYAEGMPVWEEAGMPIYAGPDYEKRIETDKLSPAELNTLIESKADTFTVVDVRDPEEFKKGHVPGAINIPSPTFASQSEVLDKDKQIIVYCSGGGRSYNAYRKLMKLGYKDIRQAIFFDWQEAGLPVEKSEE is encoded by the coding sequence ATGAGGAAGAAAATCGCATTACTCACCCTGCTGTTCTCTGCCCTGTCTGTTGCAGGGGCATGGGGAAAAACAGCCTCCGGGGTCATCATGATGGACGTGAATCTGTCCCAGCATGCCCAGGACAAGGAAGTCCAGCTCTGGCTCCCGTATCCTGAGTCAGATGATGATCAAACCATCAGCAACATCTTCATGCATGGAGACTATGCCGAAGCAAAGGTCTATCGTGATAAGGTCTTCAATACCCCCATGCTCTATGCCCGCTGGGACAAGGATGTCACCAACAGAAAACTCACTCTCTCCTTCCAGGCAGAGCGCAAGGAAGTCACCCGCCCGGAGTTCCCTGCAAAGGAAGCTGACTGGAATCCAGAAGACTTTGCCAAATATCTCGCCCCGACCAAGCTGGCCCCCCTTGATGGAGAGGTCAAAAAACTGTCTGACGAGATCACCAAGGGCAAGACCACAGTGTTAGAAAAAGCCAAGGCCATCTATGACTGGACCGTAGAAAATACCTTCCGTGATCCGGAAACCAGAGGTTGTGGCGAGGGAGATGTCTGCAAGCTTCTGAAAAGGCCTGGTGGAAAATGTGCAGATATCAGCTCAGTCTATGTTGCCTTGGCCCGTGCTGCTGGCGTCCCCTGCCGTGAAATTCTCGGCATTCGTATGGGGAAAAAAGAAGTACAGGATATCACCTCCTGGCAGCATTGCTGGGCAGAGTTCTACCTGCCCGGTTATGGCTGGGTTGCAATTGATCCGGCTGATGTACGCAAAAAAATGCTCGTGGAAAAACTGGAGCTGAACGATCCCAAGACCGAGGCATACCGGGAATACTTCTGGGGTGGACTTGATCCTTTCCGCGTCAAACTGGGTGAGGGCCGAGATCTGGTGCTGAATCCGCCTCAACACGGCAAGCCGGTGAACTACCTTATGTATCCCTTTGCTCAGGTCGGCGAAGATACCCTGGACTGGCTTGCTCCGGCAAAATTCAGCTACACCATCAGCTATCATCAGATTCACCAGGATGGCTACGCCCTGATTGATACCGCCAGCCTGAAAAAGCTCCTTGATATGGAACCGGCTGACCTGCTGGTCGTGGATGCACGTAATCCAGAGGAATATGAGGAGGTTCATATCAAGGGCGCGATCAACGTGCCGCAGAAAAAATTCAAGAAATATGCAGATCTTCTGCCCAAGGAGAAATCGGCCCGGATTATCTTTTACTGCAACGGCATAAAATGCGGAAAAAGCCGCAAAGCCGCAAAAGCCGCTTTAGAGATGGGCTACAAACGTATCTTTGTCTATGCCGAGGGCATGCCGGTCTGGGAAGAAGCAGGAATGCCCATCTATGCCGGACCGGATTACGAGAAGCGAATCGAAACAGATAAACTCTCTCCGGCGGAACTGAACACCCTTATCGAGAGCAAGGCTGACACCTTTACCGTGGTTGATGTGCGGGATCCGGAGGAGTTCAAGAAGGGACATGTTCCCGGCGCGATCAATATCCCTTCCCCCACCTTTGCCTCTCAGTCCGAGGTATTGGACAAAGACAAGCAGATCATCGTCTATTGCAGCGGTGGCGGTCGAAGCTATAACGCCTATCGTAAGCTGATGAAGCTGGGGTATAAAGATATCCGTCAGGCAATTTTCTTTGATTGGCAGGAGGCGGGTTTGCCGGTGGAGAAGTCTGAGGAGTAG